Proteins from a genomic interval of Zingiber officinale cultivar Zhangliang chromosome 2A, Zo_v1.1, whole genome shotgun sequence:
- the LOC122042503 gene encoding nudix hydrolase 16, mitochondrial-like: MCDLVARTGRHQQRYEAGCRLVAGCIPFRYRNCDDTSDDKLDKEVEVLMINSPSGPGLLFPKGGWENDETVEEAAAREALEEAGVRGDIVSFLGDYFFKSKTLQDEFSPEGLCKAAVFAMQVREELESWPEQSTRHKSWVTLSEAMEQCRHPWMRVALSDGFSKWHDGILSRPDAETTPNDES, encoded by the exons ATGTGCGATTTGGTGGCCCGCACCGGTCGACATCAGCAGCGATACGAGGCCGGTTGTCGCCTTGTTGCCGG GTGTATTCCATTTCGTTATCGGAACTGTGATGATACTTCAGATGATAAGCTTGACAAGGAGGTTGAAGTTCTTATGATAAACTCACCCAGTGGACCAGGGCTTCTGTTTCCAAAG GGAGGATGGGAGAATGATGAAACAGTTGAAGAGGCAGCCGCAAGGGAGGCTCTTGAAGAAGCAGGAGTGAGAGGAGATATAGTG TCATTTTTGGGGGACTATTTCTTCAAAAGCAAAACCCTGCAAGATGAATTCAGCCCCGAAGGTTTGTGCAAAGCGGCTGTTTTTGCAATGCAAGTGAGGGAGGAGCTCGAATCATGGCCAGAGCAAAGCACCCGCCACAAATCATGGGTTACCTTATCCGAAGCTATGGAGCAATGTAGGCATCCTTGGATGCGGGTTGCTCTTAGCGACGGTTTCTCAAAATGGCATGATGGTATCCTAAGTAGACCTGATGCCGAAACCACTCCTAATGACGAAAGTTGA